Sequence from the Pagrus major chromosome 15, Pma_NU_1.0 genome:
AGGACTACACTGCTGGAGTGGCCAGGGTCGGTGTCCCAGTGTGCCCTGAAagtcccacaaacacacacactcaacagtGACTGCCCCTCTGCGTGTCCTCTGTTCTGGAGTGTCTCGAGGTGTGATAATTCCTGTTTGCCCCCAGGAGTTCCTTGCAGGCTGTCCCTCCAGGAGACTTGAGGCGTATCCATAGCGCCCAGTGTCATcccatcatcgtcatcatcatcattgtcctTTTCATCATCCTCGCCATCCTTCGGCTGTGAGAGTTTTTCAGTTCCCGGTATTCTCACCAtccttcttcatcttttttagcGGTTTTCACTTGCAATTCCAACTGGAGTTTTCAGTcaagaaagtaaaaagaaaagaagaaaaagaaaaagaaaaaaaaaagaaaaaactaactCCCACTGTCAAGAAAGGGATGGGATTATTGGGTGTGGGAGGGATGGGGGAGGGAATAGTTTGGGGTAGGAGGGTGAGAGGGAGAAGGGTGTTGGACGgctggagggaagagaggaagagggggttgcaggagctgagagaggagggagtcgCTCTTCCCATCAATTTTTACTGTCGGTGAGCTGCTGAACtgggagctggagctggagcggGTCCCGGAGACGCTTCAGATCCAACTCCACCTGGAGAACGAGGATTaggagagagagtaaaaaaaatatgagaggCAAGCGGGTGGGGAACAGGATGAAAGTAGGTCTACGTACAGCCGTTACAAATCCAAGTATTGAACTGTAAAACGTGTGAATCCCCAGTGTGTCTGCTGTGCTCGTTTTAcatcacaaaacatccagcCTTCACCGAGCAACTGTACCTCAGCGATATCCTCCTTCAGCTTGTTGTACTTCTCAATGTCGAAGCGTGTCCTTTTCACCCCCTTGTGGAAGAACAGCAGATACTGTCTGTCTCTAGCATCGGGGTAAACGTACTCCTGCAGGTTAtggaaagagacagacagagcacTTTGTAAGAGGAGCCAGTTTATCAGATACCCTCTATGTTCAGCTTCCGAGTCCTTCGGCCAAATCACACTAGTGAGAAATCCAACTTCAAATGGACTCCATGCCCTTGGAGTTAAAACCTGGTGGTAATTTATAAATACTGGATTCAAGTCCGTAGGGCAACAGTGTCACAAGATCAGCCTTTTAAATAGCTACAAGTTTTACAATTTAGTGCAGAGGGAGCTGCAAATCCAGGGTAAAGGAGTCAACTGTAATGTTCTATAGAGTTTCTGTATAATGTTGAAGAGAATCAATGATGTTATACTCGTAGCCAAAGCTGGCAAAAAGTTTTTCCTACGAAACTGGAAATCAGAACGTCGTTGACATCCTACAGTTACCTGAAAAGATcttgttttgtgtaaaaaatacGGGGCTCTTTGCTGGCCTTACTGCCATCATTAAACCTCCTTGACAAGTAAGTTAGAATAAAACCTGTCCCTCAGTGCTCTCAGTGTCTTCTTAACGTTGCAATGAATACTTGATTTACATACACTGGGACCTTATACcttctatttttttgttgtgagCAAGGGAGAATTTTCTACCATATACCAAGGCTGTGGGCGGGAGGTGGTAAGGGTCTTTATATTCTCgttctctctttcttttgtgtatttgttaatGGAAAATGGATATTTTGcttcaataataaaaaataaagaaatcacaTTGTTTGGCACAAAGAAACACCAAATCGATGAATCATCTAATCGTTTGGTCCAAAAAAACgacagaaaactgtgaaaatcaCAACTTCCTTGAGTCCGAGGTAACATCTTCAGATTGCATATTTCGACAGCCAACAATTGGAAACCAAAAGATAATACATGAATAACaagaatataaacacacatttaagaagccTCAGTCACAGAAAGTTCAAGGGACCTAAATCAATCAGTTTACAGACCCTCGAAAGCctttatcatcacatctaaatTGTTAAAtgcaattgcaaaaaaaaaagtttgcagcATTCCTTTATACCCACTGGAATAGATGtatattgtctttgtttaccagctgtttatttaacagttgaaatgaagcatttttcaaacattcaagACTCAGTGCAAACTCTGAGCAACATTTCTTCAGACATCACTTTacgtttgtgtatttgttgggTTTGGTTGCGTCTTACCTGGCGTGTGAGCAAAAAGTAGGCGTATACGCCCATGGCTGTGCCGTAAGTGATAAAGTAGGTGACGGGCTCCATGATATCCCAGGAGTACTCCCACCAGGTGAGCCTGGCCAGGATGCCAAACTGGGTGGCCATGTACGCCATGCCGCCCCACATCGCCAAGGTGGTACGTCGCTCTGCCTTCTTACTCAGCTCCTCCCTCACCTACACAGAAGAAAGCAGACAGTCAGCAAATACCTCGTGAGGAAGTAGTGCAAAAGTATTTCAGCTGAGAGCGTCTGTAATAACTCTTTTAAACTCCAATTTGTATCCAGATTAAGATGTAATTATTATGAGATTAACTGTTGTGTCGTCTGATCATTTGTTGTGATCCCAAATGATTTCGAGATAACAAATTCATGGTTTCACCAAGGTCCCAAATTAATAGCCCTGACTCATACACGGTGGTggagagtaactaagtacatttacgcGAGTACTGTAATATGTACAaatctgaggtacttgtacagCCATTATATACAACTTTATAACTCTAATCCACAAgatctcagaggcaaatattgtactttttgctccgtaacatttgtctgacagctttaatcactagttacttttcagatgaCACTGTCCAATAAAACACTATGTAGCTCATTATCTTTGTGATTCTGAATTAGATTTTTGttctgataaactgaaggatgacaACTTCAACAACTTTACTCAGCCATTTTTATTGGCTGAATGAAACAAGGCCTGGTATCAGAAACTAATTATCTTTAAACATTCCAAGGTCACATTCTGTTTAATTTCCTGTTCAGCTCTTGATGGCAAGGTAAAAAACCTTGAGGTGGTTTGTGTGTCTAGCAGTGAACACCAACGACAATATGTAAAGTGTTCAGGAAGTAAGACCTTCTCCAGGGGGCGGAGTTGAGAGTTGAGGTCCTCCAGTCGTCCAATCAGCTCGCGTTCTTTGCCGAGTTGGTGCTCCTCGATGCGCAGGGTGGTGTAGAGCTGCTGCACCAGAAACTTGACGTCATTCAGCCTTTCTGCCTCCTCGTGgggcagcagctctgaagcacaaacacaaagacaaaaggcaaacaaacaaacaaaaacaaggctTTAATACCAGCCACTTGTTGGCAATAAAACCACCTCTTCCTCTTATTGGTAGGGAACCGCGAGGATATTACTGAGAGCAAACAGCACAGGGCTCTGCCTTCTCTCTGCCCGTCCTCACCTCTCCTCGGTGGCCGCACGAGGTGTGTGGTGTCGTTAATGACGAGCTTGAAATCATCCAGCAGCAGGATGTCTATGCCTGTGGAGGAGGCGACCCTGGCTCCATCTGGAGAGGGAGACAAATTGGAGGGGAGGTGGTCAGAGCGATCGGTAGCCCCTTCAAACACCCTTAACATCCCTTCATAATCAGGCATGTTGCCGTCTGATTTTCATGAGAGGTAAGAAGCAGATGCACTTACACACTCAGAGTAAGATTACAAGTGCCAGTTGTTCCAGTATAATGAACCCTCTGTACAGAGAGAGGGCTGAAAAATCATTTCATGGTGCAGTGGTATTATATTCGGATGCAAATCCACAGCTACGGGAACACTTAACGGCATCAAAACACAAGAACACTTGAAAGCAGGCGAGGACCTGCATATGTATAACCTGCCGGGCTAAATGGATACAGTGGCGGTGATGTGTGTGCAGAACTCTTGTGCTTGTGAACGTACCCGTGGAGTAGATGGCTACCCGGTCAATGCCTCTGTCCTCTGCCTGGAGCTGTTGCAGGAAGACTCCCACACAGTCGCTGAGAGGCTTGAGGGTGAACTGACAGCGCTCTCGCCTGGAcggcaaactgactgagatcaCCGGCAGCCCGTTCTGATACACCACTGTCACCTCTGCGAGAGGGGAGAAAACGACAGGCAGACAAGTATCACACaagctgaaaatgtaaaatgacacCCTAAGGTCTTCACTGAACCATGGAAATGAGCTTTCGTGTGGTCTGCTCCCTCTTGAATCAATCTAATAAGGAGCGGTCAACTGCTTGTTTTGTTGAGCATCCTGGCATCTTCAGGATCACCAGCTTCTGAACTTTTACAGCAAAGCAAATAACTTACTCATGCTGAAATATCAACCGTCCGTCTGGAACTTTATTGCTTCTAACTTGACTATAACACAAACGGCTTCTGACATCCCGACGGTGTTACGCTTACTTTAAGCTCACTTTTAGTCGAAATTGAAGCATTAGTTTGATTGACAACACAGAGGAGTGCAGTTTGACACCCAGCAGGGGGCAGTACAACAGCAGCTCCACCTGTTGTTGGAGTTCACCAACAAAGCTGGCAGACTAAAATATTAAGAGCTGCAGCAGTCCAGGAAACAATAACGCAACTGGAAACCAAAGCCTTCATaatagggctgcacgatattgcACAAAACTGACACTTCtatattttggttttctttaaGATATATTGCGACACTTGACCGCTTAACCAGGATTTTTTTAACCAGATAACTTGAATAGCtatatttcgaaataataaaTCAATCTGGAATACTGAGGGTGACTTTGTAGGCGAGTGCATTTTATCAAAGTAAGTCCTGCTTTGATCGACTGTTCATCAAGAATGATTGCGAGCGGTGGTTCGCTGTGTTTGCACAATCTGCACGTCACTCACAAGCAAGGGATTCCCATGTATCCAAGAACCCTCAAATTTGACTAAATAATGTAATACCAGACAGACCTTTTGTAGATCAGTCATGGAAATCCGCGCATCCTCTGATGTGACTATAGCGCATTGCGACATCGATgctaaaacaatatattgttCAGCTCTACTTCATAGTTAAGCGCTTCAAGCGATGCAAATTGTTCTTAGCACTGATGGAAACCTTCTTGGTGCTTCAACAGGATTTGGTAAGCAAAATAGTTTACTGGGAACAATGCCTTTAACTTATGATAATTTAAAGTGGGGCTGTACGATGAATctaaatattattgaaatcgCAAGAGGGCCAAATCGCAGAAGCTGCAATCTATTTGATAAttaggtaaaatgtgtgacaaacagcattataatgaaggagtgtagtgctgcagagatgcactGTAACACATCtttttctccagatgtaagagaacatgtttgtttggtataCACCCCAAGAAATGTCACATCATTGTGATTTTTTCAGTgcaaatgaaaattgtgattcAAAAACGATCTTTCTCACTAATCAATTGTAATATTCATCAAGATAATAGCAATATACTACTTTAAAACTAtgttgtgcagccctaatttgAAGGATCTCACTGCTGTAGCCACATGTAATATATCTACAACAAGGCAAGTTGAAACAGCTACTTATTCAAGAGTTGTTTGTAATTCCTACTTGGATTCTGATTGTGCACCTCCACTGTGTAACCTGTACTCAACACATATATAAATGTCATTTGAGAAGAAAACACGTCCGGGCTTACCCATGCAGACACAGAAAATACTCTGTTTTGCCAAAAATAAGCACTCTTTCCACTGTCAGCTCCTGAAGATCGATAGAGTAAAATATTGGAAAGCTTTCACTCACAGAGACGTGCTGTTTTTTCGTTGATGCCAACTATTGATATCTCTGATTCCCACAGAAAGGCTAAAAGACCTCTAAATGATGCACGTGTGCAGGGACTGACAATCGAAAAAGACCTTGCGGTTCATGTTGAAATTTCTTCATTCCCTGCTAGATTTTCTTTTATAGCAGCAGAAAATAAGAGAAACTGAAGGAATCAGTCCACCTTGGACTAACATACACACTCCAGGACTATTTTGCAGTTCATGCTGATTTAGTTAGTGTGTCTCTGCATTTTTTAAAGTGCTACCAAAAGAGGAATTTTTGTCCCAAACAGCTGAGCCCTGTTCTGCTC
This genomic interval carries:
- the mcu gene encoding calcium uniporter protein, mitochondrial, which translates into the protein MAAKVCRSVLLLSRSSGAVAGSLPALVVSSQRHHQHIRPQEVLPSPFARQTVRRAHGLRSAAHSTLFTQPPTALPPQVWRGAPSWHGQRLLCSSAASDEVTVVYQNGLPVISVSLPSRRERCQFTLKPLSDCVGVFLQQLQAEDRGIDRVAIYSTDGARVASSTGIDILLLDDFKLVINDTTHLVRPPRRELLPHEEAERLNDVKFLVQQLYTTLRIEEHQLGKERELIGRLEDLNSQLRPLEKVREELSKKAERRTTLAMWGGMAYMATQFGILARLTWWEYSWDIMEPVTYFITYGTAMGVYAYFLLTRQEYVYPDARDRQYLLFFHKGVKRTRFDIEKYNKLKEDIAEVELDLKRLRDPLQLQLPVQQLTDSKN